From the Manihot esculenta cultivar AM560-2 chromosome 3, M.esculenta_v8, whole genome shotgun sequence genome, one window contains:
- the LOC110610633 gene encoding stress-induced-phosphoprotein 1, producing MAGSASSASAEGNGGDEVSLKEKGNEFFKAGNYLKAAALYTQAIKLDPSNPALYSNRAAAFLQLVKLNKALADAETTITLNPQWEKGYFRKGCVLEAMERYDDALAAFQTSLQYNPQSTEVSRKIRRISQLAKDKKRAQEVDSIRSNVDLAKHLGTLKSEMSEKIGSEECLKEIFSFLIETMETAVKSWHETSKVDPRVYFLLHKEKTETDEYAPVVNIDKAFESPHTHSDCFTFLRQYAEKSFSKAACLVVPKSIISYPQVWKGQGSRKWKYGQHDGFFVQLESPFLRKLWFIPSTSEKGQTLCRDPEPLDISAHEVLPRLFKEKLPNS from the exons ATGGCGGGATCAGCTTCGAGTGCCTCTGCGGAAGGCAATGGTGGGGATGAGGTGTCTTTGAAAGAGAAGGGTAATGAGTTCTTCAAAGCAGGGAACTACCTTAAAGCTGCTGCTCTATACACTCAGGCGATCAAGCTCGACCCTTCAAATCCTGCTCTTTATAG CAACCGTGCTGCTGCATTTTTGCAATTGGTTAAGCTTAATAAAGCGCTTGCTGATGCTGAGACAACAATCACATTGAATCCCCAATGGGAAAAA GGTTATTTCAGGAAAGGATGTGTATTAGAGGCCATGGAACGGTATGATGAT GCCTTGGCTGCCTTCCAAACATCTTTACAGTACAATCCACAGAGCACTGAGGTTTCTAGAAAGATTAGACGGATATCCCAATTGGCAAAAGATAAAAAACGAGCTCAAGAAGTGGACAGCATAAGATCTAATGTTGACCTGGCAAAGCACTTGGGTACATTAAAATCTGAAATG TCTGAAAAGATTGGGTCTGAAGAatgtttaaaagaaattttctcTTTCCTCATTGAAACAATGGAGACAGCAGTAAAATCATGGCATGAAACTTCTAAAGTTGATCCTAGAGTCTATTTTCTTCTTCATAAGGAAAAGACAGAGACTGATGAATATGCTCCAGTTGTCAATATTGACAAG GCCTTTGAATCGCCACATACACACAGCGATTGTTTTACATTTCTTAGACAGTATGCTGAGAAGTCTTTCTCAAAAGCAGCTTGCTTAGTGGTGCCAAAAAGTATCATATCTTATCCCCAG GTGTGGAAAGGTCAAGGATCAAGGAAATGGAAGTATGGACAACATGACGGCTTCTTCGTTCAACTTGAGTCGCCTTTCTTGCGAAAATTGTGGTTTATTCCTAGCACCAGTGAGAAGGGTCAAACACTCTGCAg
- the LOC110611187 gene encoding leucine-rich repeat extensin-like protein 6, giving the protein MSHYSYLTLALWAILIFFSKPSHQASYSPPPPALNPRLLDAFVALQAWKHSITSDPKNFTSDWYGPNVCNYTGIYCAPAPDDPHTITVAGVDLNHGNISGSLPEELGLLTDLSLFHLNSNRFCGTIPDSFRHLRLLHELDISNNRFTGEFPSVVLSMPSLRFLDIRYNEFHGNVPSKLFDVNLDALFINNNKFNSSLPENFGNSPVSVVVLANNNISGCFPSSLTKMAGTLSQIILINMGLTGCLQSDIGKLNQVKVFDVSSNELVGSLPDSIGEMKMLEQLNVAHNKLSGEIPESICLLPKLEKFTYSYNYFCSEPHVCLKLSANDDRKNCIPERPLQRSPEECKAFYTYPVKCDASGCSPPPPPPPPPPPPPPPPPPPPPPVHHYQYP; this is encoded by the coding sequence ATGAGTCACTACTCATATCTCACATTAGCCCTTTGGGCCATCCTAATATTCTTCTCTAAACCATCTCATCAAGCTTCTTATTCTCCTCCTCCACCCGCCCTCAACCCTAGGCTCCTGGATGCTTTCGTAGCTCTTCAAGCTTGGAAACATTCAATCACCTCTGACCCTAAAAACTTTACCTCCGATTGGTATGGCCCAAATGTCTGCAACTACACAGGAATCTATTGCGCACCAGCCCCAGATGATCCTCATACCATAACAGTTGCAGGTGTCGACTTAAATCATGGGAACATATCTGGTTCTCTGCCTGAAGAGCTCGGTCTCCTCACTGACTTGTCTTTATTCCACCTTAACTCGAACCGCTTCTGTGGTACCATCCCTGATAGTTTTCGCCATCTTCGTCTTCTCCATGAGCTTGACATTAGCAACAACCGATTTACGGGTGAATTTCCTTCTGTTGTTCTTTCTATGCCTTCACTCAGATTTCTTGATATTAGATACAATGAGTTCCATGGCAATGTCCCTTCTAAACTATTTGATGTAAATCTTGATGCCCTTTTCATCAACAACAACAAATTCAATTCTTCCTTGCCTGAAAACTTCGGCAACTCTCCAGTATCAGTGGTTGTATTGGCTAACAATAATATCAGCGGTTGCTTTCCTTCAAGCTTGACAAAAATGGCGGGGACCCTCAGCCAAATAATACTCATAAACATGGGATTGACTGGTTGTCTGCAATCGGATATAGGAAAGCTGAACCAAGTGAAAGTGTTTGATGTAAGCTCCAACGAGCTTGTGGGTTCATTGCCAGATTCTATAGGAGAAATGAAAATGTTGGAGCAGCTAAATGTGGCACACAACAAACTCTCTGGCGAGATACCAGAAAGCATATGCTTATTGCCAAAGTTGGAGAAATTCACATACTCTTATAATTATTTCTGTAGTGAGCCGCATGTTTGCCTCAAGTTGTCGGCCAATGATGATCGGAAAAACTGCATACCTGAGAGACCTTTGCAGCGATCACCTGAGGAATGCAAGGCGTTCTATACTTATCCTGTCAAGTGCGATGCATCTGGGTgctcaccaccaccaccaccaccacctcctcctccaccacctcCACCCCCACCACCTCCGCCGCCTCCACCAGTGCATCATTATCAGTATCCTTGA
- the LOC110612314 gene encoding leucine-rich repeat extensin-like protein 6 produces the protein MKNSSNLSRALWVVVFIVLLSSESHQHFFSPFFIPNPRLMKAYIALQAWKHAMTSDPNEFTANWYGPDVCNYSGVYCAAAPDDPHILTVAGIDLNHANIAGFLPEELGLLKDLALFHLNSNRFYGTIPATFIHLHLLYELDISNNQFSGPFPYIVLYLPSLKYLDIRFNEFHGDIPDKVFELELDALFLNDNKFASSLPENLGNSPVSVFVIANNNVSGSIPPSLAKMAETLEEIILSNLGLTGCLRQDIGMLTGLKVLDVSFNKLCGTLPESIGKMRSLEQLNVAHNKLSGQVPENVCSLPNLEKFTFSFNYFSGESPVCIRLPAKDDTGNCIPGRPLQRSPEECRSFYAHPACAASTCSRS, from the coding sequence ATGAAGAACTCATCAAATCTCAGTCGAGCTCTATGGGTAGTCGTCTTTATCGTCTTGTTATCTTCTGAATCTCACCAGCACTTCTTTTCTCCCTTCTTCATCCCAAACCCTAGGCTGATGAAGGCTTACATAGCTCTCCAAGCTTGGAAACATGCAATGACTTCTGATCCCAACGAATTTACTGCCAACTGGTATGGGCCTGACGTTTGTAATTACAGTGGTGTTTATTGTGCAGCAGCACCAGATGACCCCCACATTTTAACCGTCGCCGGAATTGACCTGAATCACGCCAACATAGCTGGATTCTTACCGGAAGAGCTCGGCCTCCTCAAGGACCTTGCTCTCTTCCACTTAAACTCTAACCGTTTCTATGGCACAATCCCTGCTACCTTTATCCATCTCCACCTTCTTTATGAACTTGACATTAGTAACAATCAATTTAGTGGTCCTTTTCCTTATATTGTTCTTTATCTTCCTTCACTCAAATATCTTGATATTAGATTCAATGAATTCCACGGTGATATCCCAGACAAAGTTTTTGAGCTAGAACTTGATGCCCTTTTCCTTAACGATAACAAATTTGCTTCATCTTTACCTGAAAATCTAGGCAATTCTCCTGTCTCAGTGTTCGTTATCGCCAACAATAACGTTAGTGGATCCATCCCTCCAAGTTTGGCAAAAATGGCAGAGACCCTTGAAGAGATTATTCTCTCTAATTTGGGATTGACAGGTTGTTTACGCCAAGATATTGGGATGTTAACTGGGTTGAAAGTTCTTGACGTGAGCTTTAACAAGCTATGTGGGACTTTGCCAGAATCCATAGGAAAAATGAGGAGCTTGGAGCAGCTAAATGTGGCACATAATAAGCTATCGGGTCAGGTTCCTGAGAATGTATGTTCCTTGCCTAACTTAGAAAAATTCACTTTCTCGTTTAATTACTTCTCTGGTGAGTCACCTGTGTGCATTCGTTTACCGGCGAAAGATGATACCGGAAATTGTATACCAGGTAGGCCTTTGCAGCGATCTCCTGAAGAATGTAGGTCTTTTTATGCACATCCGGCATGTGCAGCCAGTACATGCTCCCGGAGTTAG
- the LOC110612368 gene encoding 40S ribosomal protein S3a has translation MAVGKNKRISKGKKGGKKKAADPFAKKDWYDIKAPSVFQVKNVGKTLVTRTQGTKIASEGLKHRVFEISLADLQGDEDHAYRKIRLRAEDVQGRNVLTNFWGMDFTTDKLRSLVRKWQTLIEAHVDVKTTDNYTLRMFCIGFTKRRPNQVKRTCYAQSSQIRQIRRKMREIMIAQASSSDLKDLVRKFIPEIIGKEIEKATSSIYPLQNVFIRKVKILKAPKFDLGKLMEVHGDYSEDVGVKLERPADETMAEAPAEAAAV, from the exons ATGGCCGTCGG GAAGAACAAGAGAATTTCAAAGGGAAAGAAAGGAGGCAAGAAGAAGGC AGCGGATCCCTTTGCAAAGAAGGACTGGTACGATATTAAAGCTCCATCTGTGTTCCAAGTGAAGAATGTGGGCAAGACTCTTGTTACTCGTACGCAGGGTACTAAG ATTGCTTCTGAAGGACTCAAACACCGTGTGTTTGAGATCTCCCTAGCTGACCTTCAGGGTGATGAAGATCATGCTTACAGAAAGATCCGGTTGAGAGCCGAAGATGTTCAAGGGAGGAATGTTTTGACAAATTTCTGG GGAATGGATTTTACAACAGACAAGTTGAGGTCTTTGGTGAGGAAGTGGCAAACCTTGATTGAAGCTCATGTGGATGTGAAGACAACTGATAATTACACTTTGAGGATGTTCTGCATTGGGTTTACAAAGAGACGACCCAACCAGGTGAAGAGGACTTGTTATGCACAATCCAGTCAGATAAGACAG ATCCGTAGGAAAATGAGGGAGATCATGATAGCCCAAGCGTCGTCTTCTGATCTCAAGGATTTGGTCCGAAAGTTCATTCCTGAGATAATTGGCAAGGAAATTGAGAAGGCAACTTCAAGTATCTACCCATTACAGAATGTCTTCATTCGGAAAGTAAAGATTTTGAAAGCTCCAAAATTTGATCTTGGAAAACTGATGGAG GTTCACGGTGATTATTCAGAGGATGTAGGTGTGAAGTTGGAAAGGCCAGCAGATGAAACAATGGCTGAGGCCCCAGCTGAAGCTGCTGCTGTATGA